From a region of the Haematobia irritans isolate KBUSLIRL chromosome 4, ASM5000362v1, whole genome shotgun sequence genome:
- the LOC142233544 gene encoding liprin-beta-1-like, protein MILTQQQKMVEFKTKIADQNLTINELKRELQLFKDFMRAMRVSNPAMFTGMIVGLAAPTPDTVTAVIIANWLDPHIPRQDNDERIRRLQRDKESLALQYQMVADKLCEQSDRIIELEGLLAEKTQQLSAKDELLQRQLCTR, encoded by the exons ATGATATtgacacaacaacaaaaaatggtcGAATTTAAAACGAAAATCGCTGATCAAAATCTAACAATAAACGAGTTGAAGCGAGAATTACAACTGTTTAAGGACTTTATGCGTGCCATGCGTGTATCTAATCCAGCAATGTTCACAGGTATGATT GTGGGTCTTGCTGCTCCTACACCAGATACGGTGACGGCCGTGATCATTGCTAATTGGCTGGATCCCCATATACCGCGTCAAGACAATGATGAACGCATTAGACGCCTACAAAGAGATAAAGAGTCCTTGGCTTTGCAATATCAAATGGTGGCAGATAAACTGTGTGAACAAAGTGATCGCATTATTGAATTGGAAGGGCTTTTGGCGGAAAAAACCCAACAACTAAGTGCCAAAGACGAACTACTACAGCGTCAACTATGCACACGCTAA